The Enterococcus sp. 7F3_DIV0205 genome has a window encoding:
- a CDS encoding PqqD family peptide modification chaperone: MYYFLKNSARIQISLDKYYLSFIESNTKCIVELNKSGFEILSLCNGKNTLDMIINQLYKRYPAEDTAIFIKEFLQTFENSKVVEKKAERYSGQNQVIYGTNEYYCPVSIMLELTNYCPLDCLHCYLGKKKNQHMGKNDLIKILESITSLGVQYIQLTGGEVLTYPHLEYAIDYLVSNHVQVNISTSGIIVNDNIIETVSKIKNTGGIIRVSLDGLPEYHNKIRQNKKSFQNATEFLKRIMTKKIPCEVATCIIDQNKEDIFELVKFTKELGVHKHAFELVYLQGNAQNNNIESNYRYRDFEILLEELSEEYDDKKFSISKAEECHEATNCGAGYKTYKISYDMKVTPCITMNYELGDLTESTFSEIISKHYESFQNLQAPCKMVCGDCELVKHCEMCMSKALQYKDSVKNCSWFKSQNVLVDKEQTYVKN, encoded by the coding sequence ATGTATTATTTTTTAAAAAACAGTGCAAGAATACAAATTAGTTTAGATAAATATTACCTTTCTTTTATTGAATCAAACACAAAATGTATCGTGGAATTAAATAAATCAGGATTTGAAATACTGTCACTTTGTAATGGGAAAAATACATTGGATATGATTATTAACCAATTATATAAGAGATATCCTGCTGAGGATACTGCAATATTTATAAAAGAATTCCTGCAAACATTTGAGAATAGTAAAGTTGTAGAAAAAAAGGCAGAACGATATAGTGGCCAAAATCAGGTGATCTATGGGACTAATGAATACTATTGCCCAGTCTCAATTATGTTAGAACTAACAAATTATTGTCCTCTAGATTGCTTACACTGTTATTTAGGTAAAAAGAAAAATCAGCATATGGGAAAGAATGATTTAATAAAAATTCTAGAGTCTATTACTTCATTAGGTGTTCAATACATCCAATTAACTGGGGGAGAAGTTTTGACATATCCTCATTTAGAATATGCAATAGATTATTTAGTTAGTAATCATGTTCAAGTAAATATTTCAACCAGTGGAATTATTGTGAATGATAATATAATAGAGACTGTTTCAAAAATAAAAAATACTGGCGGTATAATTAGAGTTAGTTTAGACGGTTTACCTGAATATCATAACAAGATTAGACAAAATAAAAAGAGTTTTCAAAACGCTACCGAATTTTTGAAAAGAATAATGACTAAAAAAATTCCTTGTGAAGTTGCAACATGTATAATTGATCAAAATAAAGAGGATATTTTTGAGTTAGTAAAATTTACCAAAGAGCTAGGTGTTCATAAGCATGCTTTTGAATTAGTTTATCTTCAAGGAAATGCACAAAATAATAACATAGAAAGTAATTATAGATATAGAGATTTTGAGATTCTATTAGAAGAATTATCAGAAGAATATGATGATAAAAAATTCTCTATTTCAAAAGCAGAAGAATGTCATGAAGCAACAAACTGTGGAGCAGGATATAAAACATATAAAATTTCTTATGATATGAAGGTAACCCCCTGTATCACGATGAATTATGAACTAGGTGATTTAACAGAATCCACATTTTCTGAAATAATAAGCAAACATTATGAGTCATTTCAAAATTTACAAGCACCTTGTAAAATGGTTTGTGGTGATTGTGAGCTGGTAAAGCATTGTGAAATGTGTATGTCTAAAGCACTTCAATATAAAGATAGTGTCAAGAATTGTTCGTGGTTTAAATCGCAAAATGTACTTGTAGAC
- a CDS encoding accessory gene regulator B family protein, whose product MLHRLCNYLSHKFNSWGYIEAEQLEIFRFGLEIIISQGTVFVFLLILSNYLNIFHFGLIFTLVFGYLRSTINGYHATSFIGCLTFTTGIFLLCSIHQILSLSIQTMIFLFLFIVILNVLIILRYKILKFNYKKYFLLILLGVLILFYKNNLDIALLINNAIFSWICISFKNIVSINETKVGQ is encoded by the coding sequence ATGTTACATAGGTTATGTAACTATTTAAGCCATAAATTTAATAGTTGGGGATATATAGAAGCAGAACAACTAGAAATTTTTCGTTTTGGACTTGAAATTATAATTAGCCAAGGAACAGTTTTTGTCTTTTTATTAATTTTAAGTAATTACTTAAATATTTTTCATTTTGGATTAATTTTTACTTTAGTATTTGGTTATCTTAGAAGCACGATTAATGGGTATCATGCTACTTCGTTTATTGGATGTTTGACTTTTACAACAGGAATTTTTTTATTATGTAGTATACATCAAATACTGTCTTTATCAATTCAAACAATGATTTTTTTATTTCTGTTTATTGTTATTTTAAACGTACTAATAATATTAAGGTATAAAATTCTGAAGTTTAACTATAAAAAATATTTTCTATTGATTTTATTAGGGGTGTTAATACTTTTCTATAAGAATAATCTGGATATAGCACTCTTAATAAATAATGCTATATTTTCTTGGATTTGCATATCATTTAAAAATATTGTTTCAATTAATGAAACGAAAGTGGGACAATAA
- a CDS encoding GHKL domain-containing protein, translating into MDAVIDITVVLDFILLFYFGQIFFTPVNKKMRLIVLAMVVISSIFLHETFGTAPIVIYADLILCILFLVLTFYERPLILIMYAVIFYLMLGIYNFTLVIITNIFLGYDYKFMVSFSVAKILFIVLSKSLLIAIFYIFKTSIRDGLFFHLTRNYKIMNIILVQTLIMIMTLLYGSTVQYAFTHATVYSILICFFIVCIIIIIFSIFKLISKKNVENNRLEFISNVNEMNNDYFREVEKNQEIIKHMKHDMKNVYLHILYLIEEQDYIKIKDTLNKQIGLLNNTMTVIDTNNKIINLVLNHYISKYPTVKFNLNISIDKNKYIDDLDLINILCNSLNNSVEACEKLTKEKREINLFINLISENLILRISNPFKNVNIIKGKIKTTKKEPVNHGYGLLTISSVVNKYNGEIDIDTTNNVFTILVCIPISEEESHNVT; encoded by the coding sequence ATGGATGCTGTAATAGATATTACTGTGGTTTTGGATTTTATTCTATTATTTTACTTTGGACAGATTTTTTTCACTCCTGTTAATAAAAAGATGAGACTCATTGTTTTAGCTATGGTAGTAATATCGTCAATATTTTTACATGAGACTTTTGGAACAGCTCCTATTGTAATTTATGCTGATTTAATTCTGTGTATTCTCTTTTTAGTTCTTACATTTTATGAGCGCCCCTTAATTCTAATAATGTATGCGGTTATTTTTTATTTAATGTTAGGGATATACAATTTTACTTTAGTAATAATAACCAATATTTTTTTGGGATATGACTATAAGTTTATGGTTTCTTTTTCCGTAGCAAAAATACTATTTATTGTGTTATCTAAATCTCTATTGATTGCGATATTCTATATTTTTAAAACCAGTATAAGGGATGGCTTGTTTTTTCATCTAACTCGAAATTATAAAATTATGAATATTATTTTAGTACAGACATTAATTATGATTATGACTTTATTATATGGCAGTACGGTACAATATGCTTTTACTCACGCAACAGTATATTCGATTTTAATTTGTTTCTTTATAGTATGTATAATAATAATAATTTTTAGTATATTTAAATTAATAAGTAAAAAAAATGTCGAAAATAATAGATTAGAATTTATTTCAAATGTTAATGAGATGAACAATGATTATTTTCGGGAAGTAGAAAAAAACCAAGAAATAATTAAACATATGAAGCATGACATGAAAAATGTGTACCTTCATATTTTATACCTCATAGAAGAACAGGACTACATTAAAATAAAAGATACCTTAAATAAGCAAATAGGATTATTGAATAATACAATGACTGTAATAGATACTAATAATAAAATTATAAATTTAGTTTTAAACCATTATATTTCTAAATATCCAACTGTAAAATTTAATTTGAATATATCTATAGATAAAAATAAATATATAGACGATTTAGACCTGATTAATATTCTATGCAATTCTCTAAATAATTCCGTAGAAGCTTGTGAAAAATTAACCAAAGAGAAACGTGAAATAAATTTATTTATTAATTTAATTTCTGAAAACTTAATTCTAAGAATAAGTAATCCTTTTAAAAATGTTAATATAATAAAAGGGAAAATAAAAACGACAAAAAAAGAACCCGTGAATCACGGATATGGTTTATTAACAATTTCCTCTGTTGTTAATAAGTACAATGGTGAAATTGACATAGATACAACTAATAATGTATTTACAATACTTGTGTGTATACCTATTAGTGAGGAGGAATCTCATAATGTTACATAG
- a CDS encoding LytTR family DNA-binding domain-containing protein: protein MNFIIKVAILDDEIIFTKQIKVALDQIVFKLNLDIRTRVFHNSLDFIKDVTDNTYHILFLDISMPNIDGITLSKELVKLSPETIIIFISTQEDLVFEAFGMNVFSFIKKEELSRKLEQVFLNTLNYLKENDSLFLKTMEGNIFVKVNEIYYFSSINRKIYLHTQRECSRVNYMFLKILSKELPPLFMFINRSTIVNVKHVEIYSKDSVIISNDSKDKLYISRGRQKEVLEHILKYRSKDKNIWML, encoded by the coding sequence GTGAATTTTATAATTAAGGTAGCCATACTTGATGATGAAATAATTTTCACAAAACAGATAAAAGTTGCACTAGATCAGATTGTATTTAAACTCAATCTAGATATTAGAACAAGGGTTTTTCATAATTCGTTGGATTTTATAAAGGATGTTACTGACAATACGTATCATATTCTTTTTTTAGATATTTCTATGCCTAATATTGATGGGATTACTTTATCTAAAGAGTTAGTAAAATTAAGTCCAGAGACAATAATAATTTTTATTTCAACACAAGAAGATCTAGTCTTTGAAGCTTTTGGAATGAATGTTTTTAGTTTTATTAAAAAAGAAGAATTAAGTAGAAAATTAGAACAAGTATTTTTGAATACTCTAAATTATTTAAAAGAAAATGATAGCTTATTTTTAAAAACTATGGAAGGAAATATTTTTGTAAAAGTAAATGAAATTTATTATTTTAGTTCCATTAATAGAAAAATATACCTTCATACACAACGGGAGTGTTCTAGAGTAAACTATATGTTTTTAAAAATTTTATCTAAAGAACTCCCACCTCTATTTATGTTTATAAATAGATCAACAATTGTAAATGTAAAACATGTAGAAATATATTCTAAAGATAGTGTCATAATATCCAATGACAGTAAAGATAAATTATACATATCTCGTGGGAGACAAAAAGAAGTATTGGAACACATATTAAAATATCGTTCGAAGGACAAAAATATATGGATGCTGTAA
- a CDS encoding AgrD family cyclic lactone autoinducer peptide: MEKIFFLFSYLVLSIGSTATSKSFWWLYSPEMPQIKKKKP; encoded by the coding sequence ATGGAAAAAATATTTTTTTTATTCTCATATTTGGTTTTATCAATTGGATCAACAGCAACTAGCAAATCCTTTTGGTGGCTATATTCACCTGAAATGCCTCAAATAAAAAAGAAAAAACCATAG
- a CDS encoding Cof-type HAD-IIB family hydrolase, giving the protein MTVKMIAVDMDGTFLNSQQDYDRETFNQLYRQMKQQDIRFVIASGNQYYQLKSFFPEIAEELSFVAENGAYVVSEGKEIFTGEIDSNTIHEVLTILADFKEGHTILCGKNSAYVAETEPESFVKHGKKYYHRLKKVSNLFEVKEDTLFKFALSFPVEQVGEVLEQLHLALGDKVIPVSSGHGDVDLIIPGIHKAHGLLQLQELWDIKNHEVAAFGDSGNDIEMLKHAEYSYAVSNGQPKVKVAAKEIILSNDENGVLVKIAELLGN; this is encoded by the coding sequence ATGACAGTAAAAATGATTGCAGTAGACATGGATGGAACGTTTTTGAACAGTCAACAAGATTACGATCGAGAAACGTTTAATCAGTTGTACCGACAAATGAAGCAACAAGACATCCGTTTTGTTATCGCTAGCGGGAACCAATACTACCAGCTTAAATCTTTCTTTCCAGAAATCGCTGAGGAATTGTCATTTGTAGCAGAAAATGGCGCTTATGTGGTTAGTGAAGGGAAAGAGATATTTACAGGTGAAATCGATTCAAACACTATTCATGAAGTACTTACTATTTTAGCTGATTTTAAAGAGGGACATACGATTTTGTGCGGTAAAAATAGTGCATATGTTGCCGAAACTGAACCAGAGTCCTTCGTGAAACATGGTAAAAAATATTACCATCGACTAAAAAAAGTATCAAATTTGTTCGAAGTGAAAGAGGATACTTTATTCAAGTTTGCATTGAGCTTTCCTGTTGAGCAAGTAGGAGAAGTGCTCGAGCAATTACATCTAGCATTAGGCGATAAAGTAATCCCCGTTTCTAGTGGACATGGCGATGTGGATCTAATTATTCCAGGAATCCATAAAGCGCATGGGTTATTGCAACTTCAAGAATTATGGGACATAAAGAATCATGAAGTGGCAGCTTTTGGTGATAGCGGTAATGACATAGAGATGTTGAAACATGCAGAATATAGCTATGCAGTGAGTAATGGACAACCTAAAGTCAAAGTAGCCGCCAAAGAAATTATTTTATCCAATGATGAAAATGGTGTGCTCGTGAAAATAGCAGAGCTACTTGGAAATTAA